One segment of Methanobacterium formicicum DSM 3637 DNA contains the following:
- a CDS encoding sulfite exporter TauE/SafE family protein, translating into MIDFSQIFIPIFGFLIGLLVSTLGGGGGGLYVPVLTLVFGIPTQVAVATSLASVLPTTAVGAFSHYREGNVDLRIGIILGAGGVAGTLIGAYLANLIPSDMLRRFLGVFMLLMMIPMLRSFIKRHKNQEEEVKKETSSKNDPVVLTRPRQFLASLFGVASGLLAGIFGISGTPPVSAGLYSLGLPAMTVVGTTVFVLIFNSLTGIGGYFLLGRLDITLIILLAGGAAVGAFIGPKLLKKINPQTFEKIYVPVILTISLVMGLAMILA; encoded by the coding sequence ATGATTGATTTTAGTCAAATTTTCATTCCCATCTTTGGATTTTTAATCGGACTTCTGGTTTCAACCCTGGGTGGTGGAGGAGGTGGACTGTACGTACCGGTTTTAACTCTGGTATTTGGAATACCCACTCAGGTGGCAGTGGCCACTTCACTGGCATCAGTACTACCCACCACTGCAGTAGGGGCCTTCAGCCACTACCGTGAAGGTAACGTTGACCTGCGAATTGGGATTATACTGGGAGCAGGTGGAGTTGCAGGCACACTCATCGGAGCCTACCTGGCTAACTTGATACCCTCGGACATGTTAAGAAGATTTTTAGGGGTGTTTATGCTTTTGATGATGATTCCTATGTTAAGAAGTTTCATCAAACGACATAAAAATCAGGAGGAGGAAGTGAAAAAAGAGACCAGTTCCAAAAATGACCCCGTAGTTTTAACCAGACCCCGGCAGTTTCTTGCTTCATTATTTGGAGTTGCATCTGGATTACTGGCCGGAATTTTCGGTATAAGTGGAACACCACCAGTCAGCGCTGGCCTATACAGTTTAGGATTACCCGCCATGACTGTGGTGGGTACCACCGTCTTTGTACTCATCTTCAACTCCCTCACTGGTATCGGTGGTTATTTCCTCCTGGGAAGATTGGATATTACCCTGATTATTCTCCTGGCTGGAGGAGCAGCAGTAGGAGCATTTATCGGACCAAAATTACTCAAAAAAATCAACCCACAGACCTTTGAGAAGATCTACGTACCGGTGATACTGACCATCAGTCTGGTAATGGGACTGGCCATGATACTGGCATAG
- a CDS encoding MBL fold metallo-hydrolase — translation MNIAPGIEILELSMKLTGPETVVYPTLLWDEDTVILVDAGGPGSLENIKNSMKKAGVPFEKLDKIIITHQDIDHIGGVKEIINELPGVEVLSHPLDKPYIQGEKKLVRLNSRFMERINHLNPDEKEKVLEIFSTTNAEVNRTLSDGEKLDCCGGITVIHTPGHTPGHICLYCEAGNTLIAGDAMNIADGQLTGPNPQILNDEEFKQAVKSLKKFEDLDVEYVITYHGGLYTGDFHSRIEEITGEV, via the coding sequence GTGAATATTGCACCAGGAATAGAAATTTTAGAGTTATCAATGAAACTCACCGGGCCAGAAACCGTTGTTTACCCTACTTTACTATGGGATGAGGATACAGTGATACTGGTTGATGCCGGTGGACCTGGAAGCCTTGAAAACATAAAAAATTCCATGAAAAAAGCCGGTGTTCCCTTCGAAAAACTGGATAAAATCATAATCACCCACCAGGACATTGACCACATTGGTGGTGTAAAAGAAATCATCAATGAATTACCGGGTGTGGAAGTTCTCTCCCATCCGCTGGACAAACCATATATACAGGGTGAAAAGAAACTGGTGAGATTGAATTCCAGGTTCATGGAGCGTATAAACCATTTAAACCCTGATGAGAAGGAAAAAGTACTGGAAATATTCTCCACTACCAATGCCGAAGTTAACCGAACCCTGAGTGATGGGGAAAAACTGGATTGCTGTGGCGGAATCACAGTAATACACACACCAGGCCATACACCGGGACACATATGCCTCTACTGTGAAGCAGGTAATACCCTCATCGCCGGTGATGCAATGAACATCGCTGACGGCCAGCTAACCGGGCCTAATCCACAGATTTTAAATGATGAAGAGTTTAAACAAGCTGTTAAATCCCTTAAAAAATTCGAAGATCTTGATGTGGAATACGTGATAACCTACCATGGGGGCCTTTATACCGGTGATTTTCATTCCAGAATAGAAGAGATAACTGGAGAGGTTTAA
- a CDS encoding AbrB/MazE/SpoVT family DNA-binding domain-containing protein, whose protein sequence is MGSYMDNHLFGKVKVGERGQIVIPKEARDKFNIKPGDNLVVFGKEKNEKLVLLKEELMREYALKILDDLEIE, encoded by the coding sequence ATGGGAAGTTATATGGATAATCATCTTTTTGGAAAGGTTAAAGTTGGGGAACGTGGACAGATCGTTATTCCTAAAGAAGCCAGGGATAAATTTAATATAAAACCAGGTGATAACCTGGTAGTCTTTGGTAAAGAAAAAAATGAAAAACTGGTGCTTTTAAAAGAGGAATTAATGAGGGAATACGCCCTTAAAATATTGGATGACCTTGAAATTGAATAA
- a CDS encoding DUF2769 domain-containing protein, translating to MGRIEFSMENINQCLCGKCAVQIESQCVKDKQKIMLLITQQDLDSPMRMDAERVPGVYCSTGKAICKDIDTKKVCKCNECYVWKEYTLKDSLPGRYFCRDGKANK from the coding sequence ATGGGGAGAATTGAATTTTCAATGGAAAACATCAACCAATGCCTTTGTGGTAAGTGTGCTGTACAAATAGAAAGCCAATGTGTTAAAGATAAACAAAAAATCATGTTACTGATAACCCAGCAAGATCTGGACAGTCCCATGCGGATGGATGCTGAACGTGTTCCCGGAGTTTATTGCAGCACTGGGAAAGCTATTTGTAAGGATATTGATACAAAAAAGGTCTGTAAATGTAATGAATGTTATGTCTGGAAAGAATATACACTGAAAGACTCTTTACCCGGACGATATTTCTGTAGAGATGGTAAGGCAAATAAATGA
- the cofH gene encoding 5-amino-6-(D-ribitylamino)uracil--L-tyrosine 4-hydroxyphenyl transferase CofH: protein MIKDIYERSLAGEITRDDAHKLVNSNPFELFDTADQLRQEIVGDEVTFVANRNIDITDHCIIGCTFCSFRNNIGYELTTEEVLTSIKEAVDVNASEICLFGGVMPHMTVEYYCDLFEAIKENYDIMLHSMSPVEVFHAAKASEVSTQEALTSFKSAGLDSLTGASAEILVDSVRAKLCPNKVSTQEWADIITEAHNLGIPSTSTIMYGSIETWEDRIEHLMILRDIQRETGGFTELVPMTFLGKNNIMGQQSNGASGLDDLKLHAIARIILGRDIPNIQASWIKIGTRMAQMALCCGANDLGGTMMEDLISIAAGSSHGEYLSREQMHATIEGVGRIPVERNTLYERVN, encoded by the coding sequence ATGATTAAAGACATTTACGAACGTTCTTTAGCGGGAGAGATCACCAGGGATGATGCACATAAGCTGGTAAACTCCAATCCTTTTGAGTTATTCGACACTGCAGACCAGTTAAGACAGGAAATAGTGGGTGATGAAGTTACCTTTGTGGCTAACCGTAACATTGACATCACTGATCACTGTATCATTGGTTGTACATTCTGTTCCTTCAGAAATAATATAGGATATGAACTAACCACTGAAGAAGTTTTAACCAGCATTAAAGAAGCCGTTGATGTAAATGCCAGTGAAATCTGTCTTTTTGGTGGTGTAATGCCCCACATGACTGTTGAATATTACTGCGATCTTTTCGAAGCAATTAAAGAAAATTATGATATCATGCTTCACAGTATGTCTCCAGTGGAAGTTTTCCATGCTGCCAAGGCATCTGAAGTGAGCACCCAGGAGGCACTGACTTCATTTAAAAGTGCAGGACTGGATAGTTTAACTGGTGCTTCAGCTGAGATACTGGTGGACAGTGTACGGGCCAAACTCTGCCCTAACAAGGTTTCAACACAGGAATGGGCTGATATCATTACTGAAGCTCACAATTTAGGGATTCCCAGCACATCCACCATTATGTACGGTAGTATAGAAACCTGGGAAGACCGTATAGAACACTTAATGATACTAAGAGATATTCAGCGTGAAACCGGTGGCTTCACTGAACTGGTACCAATGACCTTCCTGGGAAAAAACAACATCATGGGACAGCAGTCCAATGGTGCCAGTGGTCTGGATGATCTGAAATTACACGCAATTGCCCGGATAATTCTGGGAAGGGATATTCCCAATATTCAGGCATCATGGATTAAAATCGGTACCAGAATGGCACAGATGGCCCTCTGCTGTGGTGCTAATGACCTGGGCGGCACTATGATGGAGGATCTCATCTCCATTGCTGCTGGTTCATCCCATGGTGAATATTTATCCAGAGAACAGATGCATGCCACTATTGAAGGTGTAGGTCGTATCCCTGTGGAAAGGAATACATTGTATGAAAGAGTGAATTAA
- a CDS encoding peptidoglycan-binding protein: MIVMCALFVAIPAVGAAESTDSGSTIVTNASTDQNLTLGMTGDNVTQVQKWLKNQGFYTGAIDGEFGNYTEQAVKDFQGYVGIKQDGIVGNISLHYMKAISTGKLKIGDKSDYSHSTNSETNYNSNKAVYNGNKSSSASSSSLSSSNSGSSSSSGSSSSSSSSGSSSSSYSTGYTSGTDGWSSGKGTGDCWENSNILYNQLISEGYTARIIQYSNSYSANHRSVEIWDGSSWVDYDYKGNGYSNRYYATSHDDSSVTVIASNA, from the coding sequence ATGATTGTTATGTGTGCACTTTTTGTAGCCATCCCTGCTGTGGGAGCTGCAGAAAGTACAGATAGTGGAAGTACCATCGTGACTAATGCCAGTACAGATCAAAATTTGACATTAGGAATGACTGGAGATAATGTTACCCAAGTACAGAAATGGCTTAAGAACCAGGGATTCTACACTGGTGCCATTGATGGTGAGTTTGGTAACTACACTGAACAAGCTGTTAAAGATTTCCAGGGATATGTTGGGATAAAACAAGACGGTATTGTTGGAAATATTTCCCTTCACTACATGAAGGCTATATCCACTGGAAAACTCAAAATTGGAGATAAAAGTGATTATTCCCATTCAACAAACAGTGAAACTAACTACAACTCAAATAAAGCTGTGTATAATGGAAACAAATCATCTTCTGCTAGTTCAAGTAGCTTGAGTAGCTCCAATTCAGGTAGTTCCAGTAGCTCAGGTAGTTCCAGTAGCTCAAGTAGCTCAGGTAGTTCTAGTAGTTCTTACTCCACTGGTTACACATCAGGTACTGATGGATGGAGCAGTGGAAAAGGAACCGGTGATTGTTGGGAAAACAGTAACATCCTGTACAATCAATTAATATCGGAAGGTTACACAGCAAGAATAATCCAGTACTCAAACAGTTATTCTGCAAACCACCGTTCCGTTGAGATATGGGATGGTAGTAGCTGGGTTGACTATGACTACAAAGGTAATGGTTATTCAAACCGTTACTATGCCACCAGTCATGATGATTCTTCGGTAACCGTTATAGCAAGTAATGCTTAA